AATCCATTACCATTACGATTATCGCCGTAAAGAATAGCAATACTATAAGCAATATTTTAATCGTTTTGCGGTTCATCTAGGTTGATTAGCGCGAAGCATTTACCTCCGGTCGTTGTATTTCACAGGGATTTGCCATAATCAATTCGGCAATGCTTTCCAGCTTCCACTGCTGGCATTGCGCCCCATTCCAGTATATGTTGTGTACCCTACCGCTAAAGCAGGCATCTAGCACTCTCCCGGTTGCCTTGTGCACCAGGCAGCAGTAGCCATCGCCAACGTTATCAATCGACCATTTTTGGTTGTCGCCTCCATTCCATTGGCGGGTGAAAACGTCGCCTCGCGCGTTTCCTTCAAGAACCTGCTTGGTGAAATCTTGGATGATTCGATAGTAACCATCTTCCACCTTTTCGAATAGCCAGCGCTGGCTGTTTCTGCTGCCTAACTCGTTTGTGCACACAAGTTCATCTTCACAGTCCAAGACGCTACCAATGCTTCGGTTCGTGATCTTGAAATAGGTCTCTTGGATAATCATTTCTTTTAGTTTTTAATTTTGATTAGAGATTGCTTATACTCCATTCTCGTTTCCTCAAAAAAGTACGGAGGCAAATTACGGAGGCTCTGGTTGGTTGTCAATGATTCAGGGATGGGCCCGAGGCATAAACAGCACAAAATGGAGCTAAGGACTATGGCGCAGAATGGAAGGTTACAGGAAGAATACGAAGGTTTCATAAACCTTCGTAGAGACGGGTTTCAAAAACCTGTTAGGGTTGGTGGGATTGGTTGATATAAAAAAAACGAGAGGCAGGTATTAAACCTGCCTCTACCGCATTTCTAACGTCTAATATCTAAATTCTAATATCTCAAATTAATGTGCAATCAGCCAATTCTCGCCCACGCCCGCCTCGGCGGTGAGCGGAACGGCCAGCTGGGCGGCGCTCTCCATCTTTTCGACCACCAGCTGCTTCACCTCGTCGAGCTCGGGCTTGTACACGTCGAACACCAATTCGTCATGCACCTGCAGCGTCATCTTGGTGCGGAGGTTGCGGCGCTTTAGCTCTTTATGGATGGCAATCATGGCAATTTTGATGATGTCGGCGGCGGATCCCTGCAGCGGTGCGTTGATGGCGTTGCGTTCGTCGAGGCTGCGGCTCATGGCGTTGCCCGCGTTGATGTTGCGCAGGTAGCGCTTGCGCCCGAAGAGGGTGGTTACGTAGCCGTCGGCACGGCCCTGCTCTATCACGCGATCCATGTAGGCCTTTACGCCGGGGTACGACTCGAAGTAGCCATCGATAAGCTCCTTGGCCTCGCCCCTTGGTATGTTCAGCCGTTGCGAAAGGCCAAAGGCCGATATCCCGTAGATAATACCGAAGTTGGCCGTCTTGGCCCTGCCGCGCTGTTCGCGGGTCACCTCCGATGGTTCCACGTGGTACACTTTGGCGGCGGTTGCCGTGTGGATGTCGGCGTTGTGGATAAAGGCCTCCACCATCGACGGGTCATTGCTAAAGTGGGCCATCAGGCGTAGCTCAATCTGCGAGTAGTCGGCCGAGAGCACCAGATGGTCATCACCACCAGCGATAAAGGCGCGGCGAATCTCCTTGCCGCGCTCGTCGCGGATGGGTATATTCTGTAGGTTGGGGTTGTTGGAGCTTAGTCGGCCTGTTGCCGTTACCGTTTGGTTGTACGAGGTGTGGATGCGGCCATCCTTCTTGCTGATAAGGGCAGGCAGCGCCTCCACGTAGGTGGAGAGGAGCTTCTTTATGCCGCGGAACTCCAGAATCTTATCCACGATAGGGTGCTTGTCGCGCAGCTGCTGGAGCGTCTCCTCGCTGGTGGAGTACTGCTTGGTTTTGGTCTTCTTAATGGTATCGCTAATCTTCAGCTTTTCGAAGAGGATTATCCCCAGCTGTTTTGGCGAGCTGATGTTGAGCGTTGGATCGCCCGCCATCGCCTTAATCGCCTCGTCTAGCACCAGCAGATCCTTTAACAGCACGCCGGCGTACTCCTTTAGCGCAACATCATCAATCTTAACGCCCGTAAACTCCATATCGGCCAGCACGGGCATCAGCGGCATCTCTATGGTTTCGAAGAGCTCCACTAGACCCTGCTCCTTTAGGATAGGCTCGAGCTTGTTGCGCAGCTGCAGCGTTACGTCGGCATCCTCGGCGGCGTACTCGGCAATCTTCTCGAGCTCCACGCGGTCCATGGTGCCCTGGTGGATGCCTCTTTTGCCGATGAGCTCCTCGATCTCTACGGGCGAGTAGTGGAGGTAGGTCTCGGCGAGGTAGGTCATGTTGTGGCGCAGCTCGGGCTCTATCAGGTAGTGGGCAATCATCGTATCGAATAGCTTGCCGCGGAGCTCGATGCCGTTGGCCTTAAGCACCTGCAGGTCGAACTTGATGTTCTGCCCCGTTTTGCCGATGGTCTCATCCTCGAAAAGGGGGCGAAAAATCGCCATAATTTCGGCCTGACGGCCGGAGGTAACGGGCACGTACCACGCCTCGTGCTCGCGAATGGCAAACGACATGCCCACCACGCGATCCTCGAAGGGGTTCAGCCCGGTGGTTTCGGTGTCGAAGGTAAACTCGCCGTTGCCTCGTAGGGTGGCTACCAGCTCCTCCAGCTGCTCGTTGGTCTCGGCGATGTGGTAGGTGTGGGCGATATCCTCGATGGTGTTGTACGCCTTAACAGCGCCGGTCGCCGCCATGGGCGTATCGCCGAAGAGCGACATCTGCGCCGACTGCGGTGCGGCCTTTTCGGGCGCTGCGGTTGGTGCTGCAGCGGTGGGCGTCATCCCCATCTCCTTGAGGATGGAGGTAAACTCCAGCTCGGTTAGCAGCTCGGATAGGCGCTCGTGGTCGGGCTCCTCCATCACCAGCTTCTCCTCGTCGAAATCGACGGGCACGTCGAGCACGATGGTGGCCAGCCGCTTCGAGAGCATCATCTGCTCCTGGTAGCTGACGATGTTCTCCTTCTGCTTCCCCTTCAGCTTATCGGCGTTGGCCAGCAGGTTCTCCACGCTGCCCCACTCGCCGACGAGCTTGCAGGCGGTCTTCTCGCCCACGCCCGGCACGCCGGGGATGTTGTCGCTGGCATCGCCCCAGAGCGCGAGGATGTCGATCAGCTGCCGTGGCTCGGCAATGCCGTAGTGCTCGCAGATCTCCTTCGGCCCCAGAATCTCGATATCGTTATCGCCCTTTTTGGGCTTGTACATGCGGATGTGGTCGGTAACCAGCTGCCCGTAGTCCTTGTCGGGCGTCACCATGAAGGTGGTGTAGCCGTGGCCTTGGGCGCGGTGCGCAATGGTGCCGATGATGTCGTCGGCCTCGTACCCCTCTACCTCTAGGATCGGGATGTTCATCGCCCTAAGGATATCCTTGATGATGGGCGTCGCCTTGCGGATGTCGTCGGGCGTCTCGTCGCGGTGGGCCTTGTACTCGGGGTAGAGCTCGGTGCGGAAGGTAACCCTCCCTAGGTCGAACGCCACCGCTAGGTGCGTCGGCTTTTCCTTCTTGATGATCTCGAGCAGCGCACGGGTAAAACCGAAGATGGGCGAGGTGTTGAGCCCGGCGGCGTTGAGCATCGGGCGGTTGAAGAAGGCGTAGTGCGCCCTGTAGATGAGCGCGTAGGCATCCAGCAGGTAGAGGCGTTTATCCATGTTGCGTAGTATTTGCTTCCGGTTGATTTTGATACGGCAAGATAGCAAAAGAATGGGGGAGATTCTAACCGATGGTTTTACCACCCAAAGCGCTTCAAGAACTTCTTCTAGAAGAACACCTCCACCCTATAGCACAAAAAAGCCCGGGTTGCTCCAGGCTTTTTTATTCTCGTTTTATGGCGGTTGCAAAATACGTTTAAGTAATACGGCAATCTAGTCGCTTTACCTTGTTCGCTGATTAAACTTCGCTCAACAAGAGAAAGCTACGA
This window of the uncultured Acetobacteroides sp. genome carries:
- a CDS encoding RICIN domain-containing protein, which gives rise to MIIQETYFKITNRSIGSVLDCEDELVCTNELGSRNSQRWLFEKVEDGYYRIIQDFTKQVLEGNARGDVFTRQWNGGDNQKWSIDNVGDGYCCLVHKATGRVLDACFSGRVHNIYWNGAQCQQWKLESIAELIMANPCEIQRPEVNASR
- the polA gene encoding DNA polymerase I — translated: MDKRLYLLDAYALIYRAHYAFFNRPMLNAAGLNTSPIFGFTRALLEIIKKEKPTHLAVAFDLGRVTFRTELYPEYKAHRDETPDDIRKATPIIKDILRAMNIPILEVEGYEADDIIGTIAHRAQGHGYTTFMVTPDKDYGQLVTDHIRMYKPKKGDNDIEILGPKEICEHYGIAEPRQLIDILALWGDASDNIPGVPGVGEKTACKLVGEWGSVENLLANADKLKGKQKENIVSYQEQMMLSKRLATIVLDVPVDFDEEKLVMEEPDHERLSELLTELEFTSILKEMGMTPTAAAPTAAPEKAAPQSAQMSLFGDTPMAATGAVKAYNTIEDIAHTYHIAETNEQLEELVATLRGNGEFTFDTETTGLNPFEDRVVGMSFAIREHEAWYVPVTSGRQAEIMAIFRPLFEDETIGKTGQNIKFDLQVLKANGIELRGKLFDTMIAHYLIEPELRHNMTYLAETYLHYSPVEIEELIGKRGIHQGTMDRVELEKIAEYAAEDADVTLQLRNKLEPILKEQGLVELFETIEMPLMPVLADMEFTGVKIDDVALKEYAGVLLKDLLVLDEAIKAMAGDPTLNISSPKQLGIILFEKLKISDTIKKTKTKQYSTSEETLQQLRDKHPIVDKILEFRGIKKLLSTYVEALPALISKKDGRIHTSYNQTVTATGRLSSNNPNLQNIPIRDERGKEIRRAFIAGGDDHLVLSADYSQIELRLMAHFSNDPSMVEAFIHNADIHTATAAKVYHVEPSEVTREQRGRAKTANFGIIYGISAFGLSQRLNIPRGEAKELIDGYFESYPGVKAYMDRVIEQGRADGYVTTLFGRKRYLRNINAGNAMSRSLDERNAINAPLQGSAADIIKIAMIAIHKELKRRNLRTKMTLQVHDELVFDVYKPELDEVKQLVVEKMESAAQLAVPLTAEAGVGENWLIAH